A region of Triplophysa dalaica isolate WHDGS20190420 chromosome 18, ASM1584641v1, whole genome shotgun sequence DNA encodes the following proteins:
- the nras gene encoding GTPase NRas: MTEYKLVVVGAGGVGKSALTIQLIQNHFVDEYDPTIEDSYRKQVVIDGETCLLDILDTAGQEEYSAMRDQYMRTGEGFLCVFAINNSKSFADVHLYREQIKRVKDSDDVPMVLVGNKCDLARTVDTKQAQELARSYGIEFVETSAKTRQGVEDAFYTLVREIRHYRMKKLDSREDRKQGCLGVSCEVM, encoded by the exons ATGACTGAGTATAAGCTGGTTGTTGTGGGAGCAGGTGGTGTCGGGAAAAGCGCTTTAACCATCCAGCTCATTCAGAATCACTTTGTGGACGAATATGACCCCACCATTGAG GACTCTTACAGGAAGCAGGTGGTGATTGATGGCGAGACGTGTCTGCTGGACATCCTGGACACTGCCGGTCAGGAGGAGTACAGCGCTATGCGAGACCAGTACATGAGGACGGGAGAGGGCTTCTTATGCGTCTTTGCTATAAACAACAGCAAATCCTTCGCTGATGTGCACTTGTACAG AGAGCAGATCAAGCGAGTTAAGGACTCTGATGACGTTCCGATGGTTCTAGTGGGGAACAAGTGTGATTTGGCTAGAACGGTGGACACCAAACAGGCTCAGGAACTTGCCAGAAGTTACGGCATAGAGTTTGTGGAAACTTCAGCCAAGACTAGACAG GGAGTCGAAGACGCTTTTTACACCCTCGTTCGTGAGATCCGGCATTATCGCATGAAAAAGCTCGACAgcagagaggacaggaagcagGGCTGCCTGGGCGTGTCCTGTGAAGTCATGTGA
- the asb13b gene encoding ankyrin repeat and SOCS box protein 13, with amino-acid sequence MEFDITRTRPSLFGEIAHGLGFWTDRSAVHEAAAQGRAVQLQKLIENGASVNIVAVDSITPLHEACIQGHTQCVKLLLDAGAHVDARNIDASTPLCDACAAGSLECVKLLLDHGATVNPPLFTFSPLHEACMGGNSKCVQLMIDKGALMEAHDCHFGTPLHVACARQHVDCVRVLLNAGANVNAAKLHETALHRAAKVRNLELIELLVEFGGNIYAKDNLGKKPLQYTGPGSPSAVCLEFYESTPRTLQQLCRIALRTTLGKRAQGVLTQLGLPNRMVSFLSCLPSPPLILLTS; translated from the exons ATGGAGTTTGACATTACGCGGACGAGACCGTCGCTTTTTGGAGAAATTG CACATGGTTTGGGTTTCTGGACGGATCGCTCGGCAGTGCATGAGGCTGCAGCTCAGGGCAGAGCTGTCCAGCTGCAGAAGCTCATTGAAAATGGAGCATCTGTCAACATCGTGGCTGTTGACTCCATCACGCCTCTTCATGAGGCCTGTATACAAGGACATacacaatgtgtcaaactgctCCTGGATGCTGGAGCTCAT GTTGACGCCCGTAACATAGACGCCAGCACTCCGTTATGTGATGCTTGCGCTGCTGGTAGTCTGGAGTGTGTGAAGTTGCTGTTAGATCATGGAGCCACTGTTAACCCTCCACTATTCACATTCTCACCTCTCCATGAGGCCTGTATGGGCG GTAACTCTAAATGTGTCCAGCTCATGATAGATAAAGGTGCTTTAATGGAAGCCCATGACTGTCACTTCGGCACTCCGCTGCATGTGGCGTGTGCCAGGCAACATGTCGACTGTGTCAGGGTTTTGCTTAATGCAG GTGCAAATGTAAATGCTGCCAAGCTCCATGAGACGGCACTTCATCGCGCTGCCAAAGTAAGAAATCTGGAACTAATTGAGCTTTTGGTAGAATTTGGAGGAAATATTTATGCCAAGGACAACCTCGGCAAAAAGCCCCTTCAGTACACAGGACCCGGCTCACCATCTGCAGTCTGCTTAGAGTTTTACGAAT CCACACCTCGGACTCTTCAGCAGTTATGCAGAATTGCACTCAGAACTACCCTTGGGAAAAGGGCTCAAGGCGTGTTGACTCAACTGGGCCTACCGAATCGAATGGTTTCTTTCCTGTCTTGCTTGCCATCCCCTCCCTTGATACTCCTCACCTCATGA
- the plekha2 gene encoding pleckstrin homology domain-containing family A member 2, translating into MPYQDRQNRTCGFLDIEEHESSDRFYRRYFILDTHKNFLVWYMDNPQNLPVGAEYVGSLRLSYISKVNEASLKQKPKAVFCFVINALSRRYFLQANDATDLKEWVIALNNATKITVPKVPSVTQSSDVTPVSNPSQSTSRQAYKTNIIGGVVVHTPVQQSESDDVFTSDLGSHVTLRRCQSVRPNIVRSGFCVKQGNVRKSWKRRFFILDDQTVSYYKSEMDKEPLRSIRLKDVMKVNESLVKSGDLLCRDNLFEIITSTRTFYIQTDTPEDMKGWINDIASKIQDFRGPIKYRASSKVFSTQGKPQLVKSTSVVDSWQPWMPVPTQEQRLKEEGPYCSLPSLSQTGQVSQSQTRQRHHSQPQFGLSETDISENLDKLRTTDV; encoded by the exons ATGCCTTACCAAGATAGACAAAATCGAACCTGTGGATTCCTGGATATTGAGGAACATGAGAGCAGTGATAGGTTTTACCGGCGTTATTTTATATTGGATACTCATAAGAATTTTCTGGTATGGTACATGGACAATCCGCAG aacttaCCTGTCGGAGCAGAATATGTTGGAAGTTTGCGTCTCAGTTACATTTCAAAG GTTAATGAAGCATCACTGAAGCAGAAACCGAAGGCAGTGTTCTGCTTTG tTATAAATGCGTTGTCCAGACGATACTTCCTGCAGGCAAATGATGCAACGGACTTGAAAGAATGGGTCATCGCTCTGAATAATGCTACCAAAATTACA GTTCCAAAAGTACCCTCAGTGACCCAAAGCTCTGATGTCACACCTGTTTCGAACCCAAGCCAGTCAACGTCTCGACAGgcttacaaaacaaacatcattgGGGGCGTGGTTGTGCACACACCTGTCCAGCAG AGCGAGAGTGACGATGTCTTCACGAGTGACCTTGGGTCACATGTCACTTTAAGGAGATGCCAGAGCGTCCGGCCCAATATCGTGAGGTCTGGTTTCTGTGTCAAGCAAGGCAATGTG AGGAAAAGCTGGAAAAGAAGATTTTTCATTCTAGACGACCAGACTGTGAGCTACTATAAATCTGAAATG GATAAGGAACCGTTGCGCAGTATTCGATTGAAGGATGTAATGAAAGTAAACGAGAGCCTTGTAAAATCAGG GGATCTGCTGTGCCGTGACAATCTGTTTGAAATCATCACGAGTACCAGAACTTTCTACATTCAG aCAGACACCCCAGAGGACATGAAGGGCTGGATCAATGACATTGCTTCAAAAATTCAAGACTTCAGAGGACCAATAAAG TATCGTGCCTCCAGCAAGGTTTTTTCTACACAGGGCAAACCTCAGCTTGTCAAGTCAACCTCTGTGGTTGATTCATGGCAGCCCTGGATGCCTGTGCCCACTCAGGAGCAGCGTTTGAAGGAAGAGGGTCCGTACTGCTCCCTTCCATCACTGTCACAAACAGGACAAGTCAGTCAGTCCCAAACTCGGCAACGGCACCACTCACAGCCTCAGTTTGGTCTCAGCGAAACAGACATTTCAGAAAACCTTGATAAACTCCGCACCACTGATGTTTAA